The Gossypium arboreum isolate Shixiya-1 chromosome 6, ASM2569848v2, whole genome shotgun sequence DNA window AACTGCTCGCAAGTGACGCAAGTCCGACTTGTTCCCGAGCAGCATAATCACAATGCTGCCATCAGTGTGATCTCTAAGTTCCTTGAGCCACCTTTCTATGTTCTCAAAGGTAACATGGCGGGTGGCATCGTAGACTAGTAAAGCACCAACAGCCCCACGGTAGTATGCACTGGTGACAGCACGATATCTTTAtccaaaagaaaggaaaagaaattatCCATTTTGCaagaagccaaaaaaaaaaaaaaaaaggaaacccAGATCACGATCTGCTGTAAGGAAAAAAAATGGAAgtggaaagaaagaagaaacctTTCTTGGCCAGCGGTGTCCCAAATCTGAGCTTTGACAACCTTATCCTCGATAGTAATGCTACGAGTGGCAAACTCAACCCCAATAGTAGACTTGGATTCAAGGCTAAACTCGTTTTTGGTAAATCTAGACAAAAGGTTGGATTTCCCAACACCAGAGTCACCGATCAGGACAACCTTAAACAAGTAATCATAGTCATCATCAGCTCTGTAAGCTCCCATTGCTCTTTCTCTTTCTCGTGTTTTCTTTTGTCCTTGGATGTTGTCTTCAATTGAAAACAAAGTACTTAAAAATGaagataaaaacaaaagaaaaaggagaaacaaGCTTTAGTTTTGGTGTTTTGCTTGTTATTTGGGTAAATTACTTGCATGCTACGGTTGGCATTTTCTGTTTTAGAATCTGTCTGGGTTTGGGAActgaagaacaaagaatgaaacAGCTAAACGCTTGAGGCAAATGGCTAATATTACAACGGCTGCTGCTGGCTGGGTTTACccaattttaaccttttttttttcttcacgtCATTTTGGAGGGTAAAAGGTTAGTTTTGTAACAGCGTTACTAACAATTTACACATTCAAAATAGCTGTCCCTTGCGACTTTTCCGTCTactgtttttttattttaaatttacaaCCCAACTAACATAATCACATATAATCTCTaagaatatattttttaaaataatatataataatcaaTTAATCCATTTctgttaataaaattttaaattctttaacCGTTTTGTTTTATGAACGGCCTACCTAGATTGGTTACTTTTTCTTAGCTCAGGTAAAAATGAAGCGTACATTATCAAACTACATGTTCTTTCTTGTTCTTGTTCTTGTCCTTGTCCTTGTCCTTGTCCATCTCACTTtctgtttttgttttctttgatcATTTACAAAATTTGATTAGTTCACTTCACAGGGATAAATTTTGACAATTTATTGGAAACTCAGTTAAATTAAAACGTTGGCTGTCAATTGTTGTTCATGCTTTCTCAATCATTTAAGTACATACTCGTCTTTATCAAACACTTTTCCATCATTTTACCATATGAATCTGTGATGTAACTTTTCCAAATAAGTAAGGTTAAAGGGTTAATAAATATGAtagtaaaacatttaaaaatttgaTAATAAAAAAGAAGAGATAAATGTTAAATTTGTAAGACTAAAAAATAACACTATCtagtaaaatttatttatttttatcttttccaTTCTTAAAGTTTTGATAAGTTGAACAGGATTCCCGGGAACAAGAGTTCAAACAGTTGGAGTACTCCATTGAACTTTAATCTAAATTATTGCTCAGAAATTACAAACAGGTCCTGCCATTTCAAAATATAGCTTATCACAAAGATGattacaaaaataaaacaaaaactattTCTTTCAGTAATCGATTACAGCATTTTTTAATGGATATCCTTTATATTCAAATGGAATTTAaggataaaaaaaaataaaaaaaaaataaaaaggtataGCAGAAAATATATTTTCTGCAATTGAGTGTAATGTTGATTGAGACTCAAAGGAAAACACATGATCTTTTCTTGTGAGGCTTTCTCTTTGGCTTTGGTGGCCTCAGTGCTACCTTTATTGCAGTATCGAAAACAGCCTTCACATTCTGAACATTAAACACCAAATGcaataagaaaatattattattaattttttttttttttgggataaAGGGTACATAGAAATGGGGTACCTGTTGGGTTTTGGAACTGCATTCAATGTAACTAACTGCTCCTATAATTTTCTTTAGTTCCTCCCCCTGCTCATAGAGTTTCCAGTAAATTATGTGTACTTGAACTTCAGTGTAAGTATAGGAGGATCATATCCTCGGTACTCATGCTCGGGAACACTTTAGTCCCCCAATAGTTGacattaacttacttgagaagtTGTTATTGCCGTTGCTCCTGGATGATCAGTCAAGAACTGTTTGTCATCTCGCAAATCTGCAGTTAGTTGGAGTCTAACGTAAAACAGGATTATACCCAAAAAAGAGAAAATGAAAGGCAGAATTGAATAATATAAAGAATGATCTACGCTTGTAATATGGAGTTGTATCCGACATATATTTGGATATGAATTTGGAGTTGTGACCCTCTAAGAATCCTTGCAAGTACATGAAAAAGATACATATCCGTATCCAACACATAACATGGATCGTAACCATACATTCCAGGAAAAATGAAATAAGATGTTTATGTGTAACCAAATACCCTGAAATTCAGAGTTATGTGCCAAGAATATACATGTAGCAACAAGCACAACAGGGAACTTACCTAGTTTGGTTCCAACAAGCACAACAGGGACATTAGGAGCATAATGTCTTAGCTCGGGAATCCACTGTTAGTCAACAATTGGGTAGTTTTGTCAAGTGAACACAATGAAGAAAACTGTAAGAATGGAAGCATGGAAGCAAAATTGACCTTTTTGTAGACGTTTTCATAACTGGCCTTGCTAATGAGGGAAAAGGCAAGCAAAAACACGTCAGCTCCTCTGTAACTCAAAGGTCTTAGCCTGTTGTAATCTTCCTGCCCTGCAATTCACAAAATTACACCATTGCTTTCAATGATGAGTGACATTTAACATAAATGATGGAAATCTGGGATTTTCATTAAGTTACTTACCGGCAGTGTCCCATAAACCAAGGTTGACCGTGCTGCCGTCGACCACCACATTGGCGCTAAAGTTGTCAAAAACTGTAGGAACATAATCCtacagaaaaagaaggaaaaggcATTGCATTATTATCACATTTGATGAGAAAATCCATCACATCACATAACATCCAAGAAATGTTGGTTGATATTACGGTGGGGAAAGTATTGCTCGTATAGGAGATAAGCATGCAAGTCTTTCCCACAGCTCCATCCCCAACGGTGACGCACTTGATGAACCTTGCGGTGCTCATTATCTCAGTGCTGGGACCTTAGAGCTTGTTCCAATGAAGAAAATGGAGGCTAAGGGAGGGGGGGGGGGGTTTAACAACCTGCTACAATCCCATCACCCAACTTTAACCATTAGCGTATTGGATATGGAATGGAATGATTGCAGGGTGGGGTTTCTTGTCTTTAAGTGCAAGGATATGGCTACAAATAGGTGAGTAAAGTAGGTTTGGTGCCGctcttaattactttgttttaaGTGTTGGGGAAGGGAGAGCCATAGGGACTAATGatcattataatttttaagaAACAAATTGCTTAGTCTTTCATTTGTAGAGCTAATATGCCAcacttcaaaatttataaaattataaattaataacatactacattcaaaaataataaaattttgatttaattattctaaaatataaatatataatttaatgataaaattatattttaatttttttaaaatatataatttaatcttGAACCCTAAAATTATTATTGACTTCACTTCATGTACGAGACAATTATATAATATGATTATtgtataaaacaattaaaatttaaaattatacataaaaaatcaagatgatataaatacataaaaatgttaaaattaatataatacattTTAGTTTAACAAAACTAATATAAATATAAGAATATAACAGGAGAAAATAGGAAAATACGCAAATTGCATACAAAGATACTCATAATGGACTGCAATTGAGACAGTAAATCATGGGTGATCCATTTTAATTATCAGCTAGTTCATTGGACTTGTAAGTACCACTGATAAATTTTAAGTATTATTACTGGAAATGCTCCAAGTTggataaaaaaaagttttttttaaaatttaaaaaggattaatataattaaaaaattcatttcaGTAACTTGAATTTAGTATCGtttcttattatttttgaaaagtgTTACgaagaaataaaattttagattttaggCATCATGATAGGAAatgaaaatatgtatttaaataatattcaaattgttaatattatgatattttagtaagaatgtAAAAGAGTAATTTATTACAACtcattattaataatttatcatcTATATATACTTTAATTACATTATTCAATCATTATATAACATATCACTACAGAACATATATCATCATTTCAATCATTCAGTCTTATATTTTCATTTCTACCACATtacatattaccattcaatcaattcCCTTGTTGCTAAACCTTACTCCGCCAAAACACCCGAGATTGCTTGTTCGAGCGATAACTCCAATACACATCTAAGCACCAAAGAACTCGTAGGCATAAAATGTCATAGGATATTACATCCCTCCAGAACACACCAAGGTCTCCGTAGAGATAATCAGTAACAATGGTCTCCGTAGAGACAAAGCTCGgtaatccgcaacaaatgctgaattcCGGTATAAACAATAAATTCTCGTACATCAGTATCATCACATACCATATCTCGTACTACATGCAAATAACACTATtgacatgccaattgtatcctatcaTTGCTTATgtgacatcccgaattagggcctagtcgaaatagtaatttcaagaccacaaatctgagataaaaataattattttatgatttctatgaggtctataatatgaatgcacgcttatgtgaaagtttcatgaagaaattctatgcataaaatgtctaattaaattttttaaagaccaaattgaataaaatgcaaaacttgcattctgtaagctttaagcatgaaatttctttagattatgaattagatggtcctaattagcaatttgaccaatttctataattttagacaaaaatagacatgcataggaaaaatttgaaagaaaaaccctaagggcatttcggtcatttagtaattaaataaaataaaagggaaaatcaagtggaaatgttgtccatcttcctccttaaCTGCCGAAATTTGTGGacaaccatagctagggttttcaaactttCCAAGCTTGgaagtaagtctgttctagccccgtttttaatgttctttacatttttgaaatccttgtaacatgatgtACCCGTCTCtaaccatattttaagctagggttcatgttggaattttgacccatgcatgagaagtttgtgttttgatgtttaatggaagaatatgatagttTGATATGTGCTCAACAttttttactaggtgattttgcatgaaaacaccttaaagggaccattttgtagaagatgtaaaataagtgataaaaatctgatttttgatgaaaatatgggctgttatgggtacaaggaaaatttggctaggcttgcgtaataaagaaaatgcatgcatttcatttacgagcctaaggactaaatcgtaaataagtgaaaagttaggggtaaaaagggtattttaccaaagcatgagttatggattgatttgaataatatgattgataaacaagttaaatttggcattatagatcaagaaaaacgtgaactGGGTCtcgatcgaggaaagaataaagtatacgacgattaggctcgattaccatcattttgtaccaaggtaagtgcatatgcaaataatgtggtattGTAGCATGTTCgtaatgttttgatattatgtgataaatgttttcttgTTATTATGAGTTATATATTTATTAgttgttatgaaagcataaatgataattggccgttatgtaacaccccaaatcagGCCTGGATGtcatggccgaatctggcaatatcacattgaagtgtttttttttttaaaacatgatATCGTTTGAAAAGTCCAATGTTTATTTAGCCTTTTTGtgtgatctagaaaataattttaaaacttgcttcactatcaaaagtatttactttaaaacgttatttatttcaaaatctcGTTTATCGCGAAAGCTTTTGAAACTATTTTTTGTATTCgcggtattttggtaaatcatgcatatcttttgaaaacccgcatcctactactagcagatataaataaaaaattaataaaaccccaaaattaaaaataatagaggcctttttacataacaatacccaaataaaactacttataaattaaaaacaaatgtGGAAGCAagagcggttgtgtggccacctttgcgTCCCTTACGGCACCGATCCTGCTAcaactggggattacctgtatagttaaaacaaatgggtgagtttacaaagGCTCAacgtgtaatcccatataagcaaacaattaaagtaaacacaatttgggcctcagccctttcagtttcagttagggccttagcccattccagtaacagtatcagtggggcctaagcccatatcagtaatagtaacaatatcagtttgggctttagctcATCTCATTATAGAAGCAGTCATATACTCGGGCTTGGCCCATTACAAGAATAAAGAATAGTACAATAACAAGAACAATGcaagtaaagaataaagatgcgTGTCCTATCCATCCAAatttctacacaccatctctgtaccaaccttacacaccatgtggggataaaatcaacccacccatctctaCACACCAGAATtagtaccggttgcggcactaaacagtatttgcagcagagctgctagtataataggcttaaagccatcagtgatttgcagcagagctgccagtacggtacacttcctccaatcatatataagaccatccccatgcaatgcatcatgcaacatgtcatgtcatatcataatattaaacatGTATTCAATACAGTTTacaaatagcatgctaaaatatacacATACATCATGTAGGGCTAAATAATCATCTTATCACCTAAgggcaaattagtcattttaccacataagggcaaaactgtCATTTTACCACATGAGGGCAAAATAGTTagtttatcacataagggcaaaatagtcattttactttacaggggtattacagtcattttatccTACTGGGGTATttaggtcattttaccctatgagggtatttcggttattttaccctatgggggtatttcggtcattttcaaGTAAATAAGGGTTCAGGTACTCTTATCAGCCCACTAGTGGGTCTACAATAATCTTGGgcaacctgtgcaaccttaacagccAATCGGTGATAATGGGCCTACGGCCTATATTGtgacccatgtgggcccacacacttgtATGGCCCACATAACCCAAGATGGCCTTAGCAGTGTGATTCATACAGCCACCCCAATATTAACCACACTCTTGTGTGATTCTTCTTGTATGgggcccacaggcccattgggcctacgtTCCTAGTTCGACCTAGAATGGCCCAGTATCATTTCGGCCCATGAAAATGCTCATGGCCATCTTGTtgaccacacgaccatgttttgtcacacggcctgccacacaggcacccacacgctcgtgtggtgtcGACAACCCACTTTCCGGCTTTTTAGCCTTTCGGCTTTTCAGCCTTTGCAGTTTCACGTCTAATGGCagtgttacacacctgtttatgtgAATAGCGTAAATCCCTATGTACAACAACCTAGATTCAAAAATGACTCATGTCAGTCTTTTAATCGATGGGGTTAAGATGCCCTCTTCTGAACGTTTAATACCTAATATGGTACATTACTAACCTTGGTTATGCAAGTATGGTTTAATCCTTCCTTAACCCAGGGATCACCAAATCTTTAGCACAACCTGCATTGAATCCCAATATATTTAACTATCACCTTGAACAAAATAACTAAAACCAAACGAACGACATCTTACCACCACGTAGAACTAAGAACGGTTGATAGATAAAATCGGTCTACCACACCACAGCCAAAGGTACACAGGATACAGAGACCAACTGGAATGATTTACCTTTATCAGGAGTCAGTAACATAGGAAGATATTAGAAGGAAGATCGCAACTGCAGAGAGAAATAAGAATAAGCCATGAGTACTTACCGATTCACCAGAGGACTCTTACtagctgaaaataaaataaagagaggaTGGGGAAGAGAAGTCGACAGAAGAAGTAGGATGGAAAAGAACTAATTATTCGACCAAAGGAACAAAGAACACCAAAGCCAAACCCCCCTTTCCTAGAGAAAAACCGAAAGTAGAAGAGGGAAAAGAAGAAGGTATTCAGTGTTACAATGAAGAAAAAGATACTCAATAAAAGTCAAAGAATAAAGGGAGAATAGTAGAAAAGGGTATTCGACTATCTTACACCAAGATGGAGAGAGAGGGAAGGAGACGGCTAAACAACAAGGTGAAAGAAATGGTTGAGAGAGGATGCTAGCAAAAATCGGCAAAGGTTTAAGTAAGGAAAAGAAGGACAGAGATGAGTGGATTAACAAAGAGAACGAAATTCTATGAACAGGACCCCAAACTAGTAGTATAACTACAGAAAAATAGAGGCTTAAGGAGAGAacgaagagaaaaagaaaagaggcaaACAGGTTAACAGTCACCAAAATAAGGAGCACTTGCTAGTCTCTAAAATCGAACTCTGAGTGTTGAGAGTCCACAAACGGCACCAATACTCCCACCAAATTCGAATTCCCctatttcctcctaaaatccctcatCTTCACAAACCTTAACAATCGAAAATCCCCCTTTTCACTCCCCAAATTCGGCTAACAACAACCTCATTCAAATCTATTCAAACTCTGGGTGTTTCAGTCAAACAGAACTTTCTCCCATGGCCACCAGCAAAAATAATCCCCATTTACACAAGCAGGGTTTCGAACCTTAGACCACCAGCACACTCCACACGCCGCTATCCATtagaccaacaggcccattctgtcatgtttttaccaaaataaacttataaccctactggccaaagataggggttttatccttaaaaagaaaaattttgtggaagctaggacttgaacccatgacttcccaaacACTTCtagagcacacaaccactaagccaaacactcaattatgtcacttccttgcacaattaaatatttatgtgcagtctccaAACTATACCCCTGCTCAAAACCTaacacttctaggcccaaatttggggcgttacacggtACATACGACTACACTTGCAAGGACGAAAAAGTATGCCTTctgcaagtgaggaaaatcctatttgaaccttaggaataatctaggatacaagtgacatgtcactaggagtttagaaatccgaactcgttgaattggtccgagttcattatggatgcgagcattcgagatcgttgagttggtccgagttcattatggatatgATACATGTAATTAGGTTccgggcaatggtcttgtgtgtcttaccagtggctaggtaatccttgagttggtcggatacctgacagcttgtgtgagtagcccgtgtagctacaccttgactgatagcttttatgagctagcccgtgagtagctccatcacaagcattacatgttatgaggtatcttttgctacgtatgtatatgtggcacttatgtgcaagtttttcgtgtatctaatagtattctgagtgttcaatgggtaatgcaatggatgtgatgaaagtcccgaggagggcatgttaaagaggtatggttatatgatatactacgaGGAGTACAGGAATGTATGCTAAACCTATGAATACTGCCTTGGTAAAGAATGATCTGTGATGAGAAAGTATATGTACATATGATAAGTATGTCAGAAGGTTTAAGTGATAAATaatgtttatgtatatattaatATGTCTTTGCATGTTGATTGCTTACTACCAttacatattatttgcatgtggacttactaagctttaatgcttacccctttccttttccatcctttgtacttctgccaagctagctcggggatcggaagctattgaagtattcgatcacactatcaaagcaaTATTGAGTatagtgaaattgttattttgagtatggcatgtatagaggacttggttattttgtgatatgtgtcatgttgtttggccaaattgtgaaggcctatggtgttgatgattcattttgtaatggccatgtgatatggcttatatttgatcattgggttgtaacCTAATTACCCATACATACATGTGT harbors:
- the LOC108484390 gene encoding ras-related protein RABA1f-like; this encodes MGAYRADDDYDYLFKVVLIGDSGVGKSNLLSRFTKNEFSLESKSTIGVEFATRSITIEDKVVKAQIWDTAGQERYRAVTSAYYRGAVGALLVYDATRHVTFENIERWLKELRDHTDGSIVIMLLGNKSDLRHLRAVLTEDAKAFAEKEKTYFMETSALESLNVESAFTEVLTQIYHVVSKKALEGGNIQATLPKGQMINVGSKDDVSAIKKGGCC
- the LOC108484391 gene encoding rac-like GTP-binding protein RAC13, whose amino-acid sequence is MSTARFIKCVTVGDGAVGKTCMLISYTSNTFPTDYVPTVFDNFSANVVVDGSTVNLGLWDTAGQEDYNRLRPLSYRGADVFLLAFSLISKASYENVYKKWIPELRHYAPNVPVVLVGTKLDLRDDKQFLTDHPGATAITTSQGEELKKIIGAVSYIECSSKTQQNVKAVFDTAIKVALRPPKPKRKPHKKRSCVFL